CTTCCGGCGGAACGGGGCGCGCGCCACGGCCACCGCCGACCTGCGCTACCGCATCAAGGGCTACGACAGCGAGCCGCTCGTCACCTCGCGCTCGCTCACGCTGGAGGAACGCGACGGACGGTGGTACGTCGCCTCTGAGCGGCCCGCGAAGAAGGCCACGCAGCAACTCTGGGACCAGGGGCCCGTGACGTCCGTACGGGGCGCTCACAGCCTCGTGCTGGGCATCAGGCGCGGTGAGCGGGACGAGACGACGCTGCGCGAGTACGCGGAGCTCGCCGACCGGGCGGTTCCGCAGGTGCGGGACGCCTGGCGGGGGAAGTGGCCGGAGCGGGTCGTCGTCATGGTGCCGGGGTCCCTGGACGGCATGGCGGGGCTCCTGGGGGCGCCCGCCTCCGGCTACCGGGGGATCGCGGCGGTGACCACGGGGGAGACCGGCGGCTCCGGGGAGGCGCCCGCCGACCGGATCATCGTCAACCCCGAGGCGTACGGCGTGCTCGGTGACTTCGGCAAGCAGGTCGTGCTCACCCACGAGGCGACCCACGTCGCGACCCGCGCGCGCACCTCACCGGCGACCCCCTTGTGGCTCTCCGAGGGCTTCGCCGACTGGGTGGGCTACCGCGGCACGGGCCGCACCGCCACGCAGGCCGCCCCCGAACTGCGCCGGGCCGCCCAGCGGGAGCAGCTGCCCGGCACGCTCCCCGAGGACGACGCCTTCGGCTTCAGCGGGGACGCGGGGAAGCTGGCCCAGGCGTACGAAGGGTCGTGGCTGGCCTGCCGGATGATCGCGGACCAGTGGGGCGAGAAGGAGCTGACGGAGTTCTACGAAGCGGTCGGCGCGCACAAGAAGAGGCCGGGTGCCCTGGAGGACGCGCTGCGAGACGTCCTGGACACCACTCCGGAGGAGTTCACGGCGCGCTGGCGTACGTATCTGCGCGCGGAGCTCGGCTGACCTCTTCGGGCGCCGGAGCACGCTCACGGGTCCGGGGCTCGGACACCGTCTGCCGCCACAGGTTCCGGCAGGCCAGCAGCGCCGCGGCGACGAGCAGTCCGTTGCGCACGAGGAGCAGGGCGATGCCCAGCGGGTCGCTCGCCACCACGTGCGAGAACCAGACGGGGAACTCCAGGAACGTGACGAACGTGGCCGCGAGCACCAGGCGCGCGGGCAGCTCCATACGGCTCGCGCGAAACGCCATGCACACGGCCGCGATGCCGACCAGCCACAGGAGGTACTGCGGGCTGATCACCCGACTCGTCGTCGTGAACAGCAGCACGGCGACGAAGGCCGCGTCCGCGACCGTGCTCGCGGACCACACGCGTGCGCGCAGCCGCCACACCAGGAGCCAGCAGAAGGCGGCCACGGAGAGCCCCTGCGCCACCGTGCTGACCAGCGGGACGTAGGGGCCGAGGAATTCCACCGAGCCGTAGTTGAGCTGTACGTCGCCCTGCCAGCCGAAGTGGCGCGCGACATGGAAGACGAGCGCGCCCAGCGACTCGACCTCGGTGCCGCGCTCGCGCTGGAAGGTCAGGAAGGCGAGCGCGCCGGGCATCGTCACCAGGAAGGCGAGGGACAGGCCGACGGCCGTGGCGAGGGCCGCTCCCCAGGAACTGCGGGTGGCACGCGCGCGTGGCGCGCCGACGAGCAGCAGGGCGGGCCACACCTTGAGCAGCGCCCCGAACCCCGCGAGCGCGCCCATCGTGCGGGGATGGCGCGCCCCGGCGAGCAGCGCGGCGACCGCCACGGCCGTCACCATCACGTCGTAACGGGCGTACACGGTCGGCCCGAGCAGTGCCACGCCCACGACCCACACCCAGGCCCCGCGGAGGGACTTGCCGGGCCGCCTGCCCGCGTACAGGAGCAGTCCGCAGACGAGCGTGTCGGCGAGGAGGGCGAGCACGAAGAACGCCGACGTGTAGTCCATGAAGGGCAGCAGGGCGGGGGAGAGGACCGCGAGCGCGGCGGCGGGCGGGTACTGCCAGGTGACGTCGTCGAGGGGGAAGGTGCCGGTGCGCAGGACCTCGTACCAGCCCTGGTAGATGACGGCGACGTCGCTGGTCACGTCGGGGCCGGGGGCGGTGAGCACCTTGAGGACGCAGAGCAGCAGCATGGTCCTGGTCAGGACCCAGACGGTCAGGATCCGCGCCACGCGCACCACGCCCCTTTTCGGATACTTCATTGTGGTTCGTGAGCCATGATGCCGGGCGTGGCGGCGAATGGGCCAAGAGGCACGCTCTGCCGGGCTTTCGGTACTGTCGGCGACGATGCACAAGACCCTGATCGTCACGAACGACTTCCCGCCCAGGCCCGGTGGCATCCAGGCGTTCCTGCACAACATGGCGCTGCGCCTGGACCCCGAACAGCTCGTCGTCTACGCCTCCACGTGGAAGCGGGGCCGCGAGGGCGCCGAGGCTACGGCCGCCTTCGACGCGGAGCAGCCCTTCCAGGTCGTACGCGACCCCACGACGATGCTGCTGCCGACCCCGCGCGTCACGCGGCGCGCGGTCTCGCTCCTGCGGGAACACGGCTGCGAGTCGGTGTGGTTCGGGGCCGCGGCACCGCTGGGGCTCATGTCGCCCGCGCTGCGGAAGGCGGGCGCGCGGCGTCTCGTCGCCACGACGCACGGACACGAGGCGGGGTGGGCGCAGCTGCCCGCGTCACGCCAACTGCTCCGCCGCATCGGTGAGTCGACGGACACGATCACCTATCTGGGTGAGTACACGCGTTCTCGCATCGCCGCGGCGCTGACGCCCGCGGCGGCGGGACGGATGGTCCAACTGCCGCCCGGCGTCGACGAGAAGACCTTCCACCCCGGATCGGGCGGGGACGCCGTGCGGGCCCGGCTCGGTCTCACGGACCGGCCGGTCGTGGTGTGCGTCTCGCGGCTCGTGCCGCGCAAGGGGCAGGACACGCTGATCCTGGCCATGCCCCGGATCCTGGCCCAGGAGCCCGAGGCGGTGCTGCTGATCGTCGGGGGCGGCCCCTACGAGAAGGACCTGCGCAGGCTGGCCGCCGAGACCCGGGTCTCGGGCTCCGTGCGGTTCACCGGGTCGGTGCCATGGGAGGAACTTCCCGCGCATTACGGCGCCGGTGACGTCTTCGCGATGCCGTGCAGGACCCGGCGGGGCGGCCTGGACGTGGAGGGCCTCGGAATCGTGTACCTGGAGGCTTCGGCGACCGGTCTTCCCGTGGTCGCGGGGGATTCTGGCGGGGCGCCGGACGCGGTGCTGGACGGTGAGACGGGCTGGGTGGTCCGGGGCGGCTCCCCGGAGGCCGCGGCGGACCGCATCGTCACCCTGCTCGGCGACGGCGAGTTGCGGCGGCGTATGGGGGAGCGTGGCCGGGAGTGGGTCGAGGAGAAGTGGCGCTGGGATCTCCTGGCGGAGAAGCTGCGGGAGCTGCTGTAGCGCCTAGTGGGGTGCCGCCGGGGGTGTTGCGCGACTGACCGCCGTCATGGGCTTGTCGCGCAGTTCCCCGCGCCCCTTAAGGGGCGCTCAGCTGGGCCCCGTCAGGGGCGCGGGGAACTGCGCGAGCAACCACGAGCGACCGTGAGTCGCCAAGGAACGGGTCCCCCCCACGGCGAGTGGGCGGAACCGTCAACGCTACCCGCGGTAGATCGCCTCGATCTCGTCCGCGTAATCCTTCGCGACAACGTTCCGCTTCAGCTTCAGGGACGGCGTCAGATGGCCCGACTCCTCCGTGAACTGCGAAGCGAGGACACGGAACTTGCGCACGGACTCCGCCTTGGAGACGGCCGCGTTGCCGTCGTCCACCGCGCTCTGGATCTCCGCGAGAAGGTCCGGGTCGTCCCGGAGCGACGCCGCCGTGGAGTCCGCGGGCTTCCCGTGGTCCAGGGCCCAGCGGCCCACGAACTCGTCGTCCACCGTGACGAGCGCGCCCACGAAGGGCCTGCCGTCGCCCACGACCATGCACTCCGCGATCAGCGCGTGCGCGCGGATCCGGTCCTCGATCACCGCGGGAGCGACGTTCTTGCCGCCCGCCGTCACGATGATCTCCTTCTTGCGGCCGGTGATCCGGAGGTAGCCGTCCTCGTCGAGCGTGCCGATGTCACCGGTGTGGAACCAGCCGTCGGCGAGCGCCTCTTCGGTCGCGCCCGTGTTGTTCCAGTACTCCGTGAACAGGTGCTCGCCGTGCAGCAGTACCTCGCCGTCGTCGGCGATCCGGACGACCGAGCCGGGCAGCGGCTGGCCGACCGTGCCGATCTTCTGGCGGTCCCAGGGGTTGAACGCGGTGGCCGCGCACGACTCCGTCAGGCCGTAGCCCTCCAGGACCGTGAAGCCGATGCCGCGGAAGAAGTGGCCCAGGCGCTCGCCGAGCGGCGCGCCGCCCGAGATCGCGTACTCGCCGCGCCCGCCGAGAACGGCCCGCAGCTTGCTGTAGACCAGCTTGTCGAACGTCTTGTACTTGATCTTCAGGCCGAGCGAAGGACCGCTCGGGGTGTCGAGCGCGCGGCTGTACGCGATCGCCGTGTCCGCGGCCTTGTCGAAGATCTTGCCCTTGCCGTCGGCCTGCGCCTTGGCGCGGGCCGAGTTGTAGACCTTCTCGAAGACGCGCGGGACGCCCAGGATCATGGTCGGCCGGAACGAGGCCAGCTCGTCCGTGAGGTTCTTGACGTCGGGCGCGTGGCCCAGCTTGATCGGCGCCATCAGGGCGGCGACCTCGACCAGACGCCCGAAGACGTGCGCGACGGGAAGGAAGAGGAGCACCGAGCACTCGCCGGTGCGGAAGAGCGGTTTGAGGCGCTCCACCACGTTGCCGCACTCCGCGAAGAAGCTGCGGTGGGTGAGCACACAGCCCTTGGGACGGCCCGTGGTGCCCGAGGTGTAGACGATGGTGGCCGGGTCGTCGGCGCCCGCGACCGCGCCGCGCTCGTCGACGGTCTCCTCCGGGACGTCGGCGCCCGCGCGGTTCAGGTCATCGACGCCGCCGCGGTCGATCTGCCAGACGTTGACCAGGTCGGGAAGGCGGTCGCGCACGGAGTCGACGGCGGCGCTGTGCGCGTCGAGCTCGACGATGATGCCGACGGCGCCGGAGTCGCCAAGGATCCACTGGATCTGCTCGGCCGAGCTCGTCTCGTACACCGGCACGGTGACCGCGCCCGCGCTCCAGATCGCGAAGTCGAGGAGCGTCCACTCGTACCGCGTGCGGGACATCAGGGCGACGCGGTCGCCGGGGCGCACTCCGGAGGCGATGAGCCCCTTGGCGGCGGCGCGCACCTCGACGAGGAAGGTCTTGGCGTTGACGTCCTGCCAGGCGCCGTCCACCTTGCGGCCGATGACGGCGACATCCGGGTGCTGCGCGGCATTTCTGCGGACGATGTCGGTCAGATTGCCGTCCGCAGGGACCTCGTACAGGGCCGGAAGGCTGAACTCGCGCAAGACTGCTGCTCCTACATAGGGCGCCGGCGCCACGACGTTGTGCGATGCGACGGTGCGGTCCAAGATCGGGCAGGTGCTCCGTGACTGGGGGGAAAGAGAACTGGAGCACTACTGGACTGCCCGGACGTTACCCATGGGTATGGCTTGTTCGGTAGGGGGTCCGGGCCAGATGTTCGGTGCGTCACACGACGTTTGTGGTCTGAACCGCACAGTACGCCACGCCATTCCCGACTCGGAAGTAACCGCAGGTCCGCCCCCTTCTCCATGCTTCTCGGGGCCTCTACCCACCTCTGCCCGCTCGTTCTAGGGTGATCGGCATGCCAGCTTTCCGGGTCAATGTGGTCAGTGACGTGCACGGCAACACAAAGGATCTCGCCCGCGCGGGCGAGGGAGCCGACGCGCTCGTCTGTCTCGGCGACCTGGTCCTGTTCCTCGACTACGCCGACCACGCGCGCGGCATCTTCCCCGACCTCTTCGGCAAGGAGAACGCGGACCGCCTCGTAGAGCTGCGCACCGCCCGCCGTTTCGACGAGGCCAGGGAGTTCGGAGCCCGGCTGTGGGCCGGGATAGACCGCGGTCCGGCCATCGAGAGAGCGGTGCGAAAGCAGTACGCCGAGATGTTCGCCGCCTTCCCCGTCCCGACGTACGCCACCTACGGCAATGTCGACATACCGACCCTCTGGTCCGAGTACGCGGGCCCGGGCACCACCGTCCTCGACGGCGCCCGTGCCGAGATCGGCGGCCGTGTCTTCGGGTTCGTCGGCGGCGGCCTTCGCACGCCCATGCGGACGCCCTATGAGATCAGTGACGAGGAGTACGCGGCCAAGATCGAGGCCGTGGGCGAGGTCGACGTGCTCTGCACGCACATCCCGCCGGACGTCCCCGAGCTCGTGTACGACACCGTCGCGCGCCGTTTCGAGCGGGGCAGTCGCGCCCTCCTCGCAGCCATTCACAAGACCCGCCCGCGGTACGCACTTTTCGGCCACGTTCACCAGCCGTTGACCCGGCGGATGCGGATCGGGGCGACGGAGTGTGTGAACGTGGGGCACTTCGCGAGCTCGGGCAGGCCGTGGGCCCTGGAGTGGTGACCGTGGGCCACTTCGTGCGCGGTAGCCTTCACGCGTCACACATGTACACACCACCCCCCGTACCGGACCGCATCTGGAGGAGCCACAGAGATGGCGGAACACACCAGCTCGAGCATCACGATCGAGGCGGCACCGGCCGAGGTGATGGGGGTGATCGCCGACTTCGCGCGCTACCCGGACTGGACGGGTGAGGTGAAGGAGGCGGAGGTGCTCGACACCGACGACCAGGGCCGCGCCAAGCAGGTCCGCCTCGTCATGGACGCGGGCGCGATCAAGGACGACCAGACGCTCGGGTACACGTGGACCGGCGAGAACGAGGTCAGCTGGACCCTCGTCAAGTCGCAGATGCTGCGCTCGCTGGACGGGTCGTACCTCCTGAAGCCCTCGGGGACCGGCACGGAGGTCACGTACAAGCTGATCGTCGACGTCAAGATCCCCATGCTCGGGATGATCAAGCGCAAGGCGGAGAAGGTCATCATCGACCGGGCGCTCGCGGGCCTGAAGAAGCGAGTGGAGTCGGGCGCTCAGAAGTGATCACCGCGGAGTAAGGGGCGGGCGGAACGGGTTTCGGCTCACGGGGTCAAAGGCACCCGCGCCAGCTCACGTACGGTTCACCCTTATGCGCACCCTTCTGCTCACCGGCCCCGGCGGCTCAGGCCGAACCACTGTCGCCGCGGCCACCGCGCTGTCCGCCGCCCGCGAAGGGCACCGGACCCTGCTGATCTCCGCCGACCGCGCCGACCCCCTCGGCGCGGACCACGCGAACCTCACCGTCAGGGGACTGGCCCCCGGCGACGAGTTCCGCGACGATCTCCTGGCCCTGCAGGACCGCGCCTCCTCCGCGCTCGACCTGCTCGGCGCCGGACGCCTGGAGGACGAGGAGCTCACCCCCCTGCCCGGCAGCGACGAGCTGGCCCTGCTGCGCGCCCTGCGCGACGCCGGACAGAGCGCGTACGACACCGTGGTGGTGGACCTGCCCCCGGCACCCCGCGCCCTCGCGGTCCTCGCCCTCCCCGAGCAGCTGCGCCGCTACCTCCGCAGGCTCCTGCCGCCCGAGCGGCAGGCGGCCCGCGCCCTGCGCCCCATGCTCGGCCGCATCGCGGGCGTCCCGATGCCCTCGGCCTGGCTGTACGAGACCGCGGCCCGCTGGGACACCGAACTCGCCGCCGCGCAGGCCGTGATCGAGGCCCCGGGCACCACGGTCCGCCTGGTCGCCGAGCCCGGACCCGCGGGTGCCGACGCCGTGCGCGCCGCCGTCACCGGCCTCGCCCTGCAGGGCCTGCGCACCGACGCCCTGCACGCCAACCGCGTCCTGCCCGCCGACACCGCCGACACCTGGTTCGCCGGGCTCATCGCCCAGCAGCGCAAGACGCTGGACGCGTGGCGGGAGACGTACGGCGAAGACCTTCTCCCGCTTCCGCACCTGGGGCGCGATCCCCGCGGCGCCGACGACCTGGCCGCCCTCGCCGTGCCCGTTCCCGCCGGGGCACCGGAGCCCGTGCGGTGGCCCGTCGTCGACGCCCTCGCCGACGACGGCGTACTGGTCTGGCACATCCCGCTCCCCGGCGCCGTACGCGAGGAGCTCGGACTGATCCGGCGCGGGGACGAACTCGTCGTCACCGCGGGTCCCTTCCGGCGCATGGTGACCCTGCCGTCGGCCCTGCGCCGCTGCACCGTCGCGGGCGCCGGACTGCGCGAGGGCGAGCTGCGGGTGCGATTCGCGCCCGACCCCGATCTGTGGCCGCAGACACCGTGAACGGGCAACCGCCGTTCGGGTAACGTCGAGAGTACGAATCCATAGCCGCCCTCCGCAGGAGTCTGTCCGTCATGAGCGATGCCACCGAGCACGAAGTGCCCGAACCCGAAGCGGCCGACACCGACGCCGACGCGTGGGCGAAGGCGTGCGCCGAGGACCTCGCGGCGGAGAAGGCCCGGCGCCGTGCCCAGTACGGTCCGCCGCCCGGATCGGCCGGCGAGGAGCTGCGCAAGCTCGTCGACGCCGTGTCGGAGAAGCTGTCCGGACTCCAGACGCCGCTGCTCGGCGCGGTCGCCCAGGGCGCCGTCGAGCAGACCGTGCGGCAGGTCGTCCAGCAGGCGAAGGCCGCCGTCGAGCCGGTCATCGAACGCAACCCCGACGTCTTCGACCACCTCGCCACCGCCGGCAGCGAACTGCTCGCCGCCTACCGCTCCGCGGTCGAGGGCCAGGAGGGCCGCTGGACCCGCGGGAGCGACGCGGCGAAGGGCCCTGACCCGCGCGACGAGGGGCCCGGCCCCGCGGAACACATCGACTTGGACTGAGCCCCCCTCGGGTACGGTTGGCCGTAGCGGGGCTCGACCGAAACTGAGGGACACATGGGACTCACCATCGGCGTCGATATCGGCGGCACGAAGATCGCGGCCGGAGTGGTCGACGAAGAGGGCACCATTCTCGACACGCACACGGTGCCCACTCCGCCGACCGCCGAAGGCATCGTGGACGCGATCTGTGCCGCCGTCTCCGGGGCCGGCAAGGGGAACGACGTGGAGGCCGTCGGCATCGGTGCCGCCGGTTACGTCGACGACAAGCGCGCCACCGTTCTCTTCGCACCGAACATCGACTGGCGCCACGAGCCGCTCAAGGACAAGGTCGAGCAGCGGGTCGGCATGCCGGTCGTCGTGGAGAACGACGCGAACGCCGCTGCCTGGGGCGAGTACCGCTTCGGCGCGGGCCAGGGCCACGAGGACGTCATCGTCATCACGCTGGGCACCGGCCTCGGCGGCGGCATCATCATCGGCAACAAGCTGCGGCGCGGACGCTTCGGGGTGGCCGCCGAGTTCGGCCACATCCGGGTCGTCCCGGACGGCCTGCTGTGCGGCTGCGGCAGCCAGGGCTGCTGGGAGCAGTACGCCTCAGGACGCGCCCTCCTGCGCTACGGCAAGCAGCGCGCCAACGCGACGCCCGAGTCCGCCGAGATCCTCCTCGGCCTGGGCGACGGCTCGGTGGACGGCATCGAGGGCAAGCACATCAGCGAGGCAGCGCGCCAGGGAGACCCGGTCGCCGTGGATTCCTACCGCGAGCTGGCCCGCTGGGTCGGCGCGGGCCTGGCCGACCTGGCCTCGCTCTTCGACCCCTCCGCGTTCATCGTCGGCGGCGGCCTCTCGGACGAGGGCGAGCTGGTGCTCGACCCGATCCGCAAGTCGTTCCGCCGGTGGCTCATCGGCGGACAGTGGCGTCCGCACGCGCAGGTGCTCGCCGCCCAGCTCGGCAACAAGGCGGGGCTCGTGGGCGCCGCCGACCTGGCCCGCCAGGGCTAGCCCCCGCTCGTACGCGGATTCTGTACGAGGCCCGCCGTCCCCTTCCGGGGCGGCGGGCCTCGTCGTGACAGCACCCCGCGGCGCGTATCTTGATCCCCATGGTGACGCTGCCCAACTCCCGGACCGAAGACGACGGTTCAGCCGTGATCCGGGTGCTCAGTTACAACATCCGGTCGATGCGGGACGACACCGACGCGCTGGCCCGGGTCATCGCCGCCTGCGCACCCGACCTCGTGCTCGTCCAGGAGGCGCCCCGCTTCTTCCGGTGGCGCAAGAAGCTCGCGCGGCTCGCCCGCGCCGCCGACCTGGTGCTGCTCTCGGGCGGCGCCACCGCATCGGGGCCCGCGCTGCTCTGCTCGCTGCGGGCCACCGTCGAGCGGACCGAGGACGTGCTGCTTCCGCTGACGCCAGGGCTGCACCGGCGCGGCTTCGCTACCGCCGTCGTGCGGTTCGGGGGCGCCCGGCTCGGCGTCCTGAGCTGCCATCTGAGCCTGCAGACCGACGAGCGGTACGAGCAGGGCGGGATGCTCCTCGACCGGCTTGCCGGGATGGGTGTGGAGCACGCCGTCGCGGGCGGTGACCTCAATGACCGGCCCAAGGGACGTACGTTCCGCAGGCTCGCCTCGGAGCTGCGGGACTGCTGGGCGACCACGCCCTGGGGCGGCGAGAACACCTCGACGCCGTGGGACCCGCATCAGCGCATCGACGCGATCTTCACTACTCCGGGGGTCGAAGTCCTCGGCTGCGGTGTGCCGTTGGAGCTCGACGGCGTGAGCGAGGCGGACCTGCGGGCGGCCACCGACCATCTTCCGGTGCTCGCCGCCCTCCGGATCCCCGCCGCCGCGAGCGCGTAGCTCCGTCAGACCACCGCGCCGCGGCCCGGGTCCTCGTTCTCCTCGTCGTCGTCGCCCTTCATCCGCGACACCAGGGTGGCGAAGCCGCCGAGGAAGCCGCCGATGCTGAGCGTCGCCAGCCACCACGTCATCGTCCAGCCGAGCAGCACGGTGAGCAGGAGCAGCAGCGGGCCGCCGAGCACCGCGAGCCAGGCGAACTTCGCCGTGACGTCCGCGGCGGGCAGCGGTGGCGGCTCCGGCGGGACGAAGTGGCCCTCGTCGTCCGCGCCCAGGTCGTCGTCCGACGCCTCGGGGGCGGCGTAGTCACGCGGGCCGCCGACACCCGGGGCGAAGGAGACGGAGCCGCCGAGCGTCTTCCTGGATCCGGAGTCGTCCGGGTCGTCGGGGGCCGTGGGGTTCTTGGTGCCCTTGCCGCCCGGCCCCGGCGTCTCGTTCGTCTCGGGTTCCAGCAGCGCAAGATCCTCGATGGACTTGAACGGCTTGGCGCCCGGCGGGTCCGCCGGCTCCTGGCCGTACCCCGCGACGATCGCCTGCCAGGCCGCGTCCTCGTCGAGCGGCAGGCCCTCGGAAGGCTCCTCGCGCTTCTCGGGCTCGCGGCTCTCGTCGCCGTCGGGTTCGATCTTGTCCTGCTCAGCCACCGGTGGCCGTCCCTTCCTTACCGACACTGGGGGCGAGCCGGCCGATGAACGCGTAGCTCTCCTCGAAGATCCGGTCCGCATCATGGTCCAACGTCGCGACGTGGTAGCTCTGTTCCAGGATGATCTCGGTGACATCCGTGGACGACACCCGGCCGAGGATCCTGGCCGAGTCGGCCGGCGGTACGACGTGGTCCTGCGGGCTGTGCAGCAGCAGCAACGGCTGGGTCACCTGCGGCAGTTCACCGTCCACTCGCTGGAAGAACCGGCGCAGGGAGTGCGCGGCGTGCAGCGGGATCCGGTGGTAGCCGACCTCCTCCGAGCCCTCCAGGGCGATGTCGCTCACGATGCCCTTCGTCGAGGGCACCAGATGCCGGGCGACCGGCAGCGCGTGCGCCGCGAGGCCGTGCACCTTGTTCCCCGGGTTCACCACGGCGATCCCGCGCACCGCGTCGCCGTGCTTCGCCGCGAGCCGCAGCGCCAGCGCCCCGCCCATGGAGAGGCCGAAGACGAAGACCTCCGTGCACCGCTCCAGGAGCGCCCGCAGTTCCCGCTCCACCTCCGCGTACCAGTCCTGCCAGCCGGTGACCTGGAGGTCCTCCCAGCGTGTGCCGTGCCCGGGCAGCAGCGGGAGCGAGACGGTCAGGCCGCGGCCCGCCAGATACTCCGCCCAGGGGCGCAGGGACTGCGGGGATCCGGTGAAGCCGTGACAGAGGAGGACGCCGACCTCGCCGCCCTCGTGGCGGTACGGCTCGGCTCCGGGGAGGACCGGCACTTCGGTCTCCTTCGTGAGATGTGGCTGCGGGGTGGGAGTACTTCACCGTACGCGACCGGACTGACACCGACCAGGGTCGTCGGGCCCTTTGGGCTTACTGCGGGTTAAGGTCTGATCCACACTTAACAGGAGGCACTCGGTTTGATCTACGGCGCAATGAAGGTCGCCATCGGAGGGCCGCTGAAGCTCGGCTTCAGGCCCTGGGTGGAGGGCCTTGAGAACGTACCCGCCGAGGGACCGGCCATCCTGGCGAGCAATCATCTCTCCTTCTCGGACTCCTTTTTCCTGCCCGCGGTCCTCGACCGCAAGGTCACCTTCATCGCGAAGGCGGAGTACTTCACGTCCCCGGGCGTGAAGGGCAAGCTCACGGCGGCGTTCTTCAAGGGCGTCGGCCAGCTCCCCGTGGACCGCTCCGGCGGACGCGGCGCGGGCGAGGCGGCCATCAAGAGCGGCATCGAGGTACTGGAGCGCGGTGAGCTCTTCGGCATCTACCCGGAAGGCACGCGTTCGCCCGACGCGAGGCTCTACCGTGGCAAGCCGGGAGGCCTCGCGCGTGTGGCCCTCGCCACCGGGGCGCCCGTGCTCCCCGTGGCGATGATCGACACGGAGAAGATCCAGCCGCCGGGCAAGGTGATGCCGAAGCTGATGCGGCCCGGCATCAAGATCGGCAAGCCGCTCGACTTCAGCCGGTACCACGGCATGGAGCACGACCGGTTCGTCCTGCGGGCGCTGACCGACGAGGTCATGTACGAGATCATGAAGCTGTCCGGCCAGGAGTACGTGGACGAGTACGCGACGGCGGCCAAGCGCCGCCTCGCGGACGCGGCGAAGGCCGAGAAGGAAGCGGAGAAGAAGGCGGAGAAGGCGGCAGCGGCGGCCGAGAAGGAACGGTCCGGCGCGTAACCGCGTCGCTGCATGGGGGAGCTGGTGGGCACCCTGACGGGTGGCCAAGGGGTGGGGGACATGACCAAGCGCGTGCGCGTCATGAGGATGTCGGTCGAGCAGCCGCTGTGGCGTGCGCTGACCGGCTACCGCGTACTGACGATGCTGTACGCGATCGGCCTCTTCGTCGCCGCGTACGAGAACTTCGACCGCCCCTGGGTGGCCGTCGGGTACTACGCGGTGCTCGCCGGCTGGACCATCGGCACGCTGCCGAAGGTCGCGAACGCGGCGAACTGCACCAAGCGGTTCCTGATCACCGACCTGACGATCGCGCTGGCCGGCATCCTGCTCACCCCGGTCGCCGACTCGCACCAGCGGATCGTCCACGACGGCCCGACGCTGCCGTCGATATGGACGGCCGGCGCGGTGCTCGCCTTCGCGATCAAGGGCGGCTGGCGGTGGGCGGCGTTCGCGTCGGCGCTCGTCGGCGTCGCCAACATCGCACAGCGCGGCAGGCCCACCCAGGACACGCTCCACAACGTCCTGCTCGTCTGCATCGCGTCCATCGCGATCGGATACGTCGTCGAGGTGGCCCGCGCCTCCGAGCGCACCCTGGCCCGCGCCCTGGAGATCGAGGCCGCGACCCGCGAGCGGGAGAGGCTCGCCCGCGACATCCACGACAGCGTGCTCCAGGTCCTCGCGATGGTGCAGCGGCGCGGCAGCGCGCTCGGCGGCGAGGCGGCGGAGCTCGGCAGGATGGCGGGGGAGCAGGAGGTCGCGCTGCGCACGCTGGTGGCGGGCGGCCTGGTCCGGACGTCGCACGAGTCGGAGGACGCCTCGCTGGGTGCCGTGGTGCGCGCGGTGGAGGAGCCGGACGACGATGAGGACACCTCTGACGGTGAGCCCTGTGACCTGCGGTCGCTGCTCTTCCCGTACGCGGGAGCGAAGGTGACCGTCTCGGAGCCGGGCGCTCCGGTCG
This Streptomyces sp. NBC_01283 DNA region includes the following protein-coding sequences:
- a CDS encoding SRPBCC family protein; its protein translation is MAEHTSSSITIEAAPAEVMGVIADFARYPDWTGEVKEAEVLDTDDQGRAKQVRLVMDAGAIKDDQTLGYTWTGENEVSWTLVKSQMLRSLDGSYLLKPSGTGTEVTYKLIVDVKIPMLGMIKRKAEKVIIDRALAGLKKRVESGAQK
- a CDS encoding long-chain fatty acid--CoA ligase, giving the protein MREFSLPALYEVPADGNLTDIVRRNAAQHPDVAVIGRKVDGAWQDVNAKTFLVEVRAAAKGLIASGVRPGDRVALMSRTRYEWTLLDFAIWSAGAVTVPVYETSSAEQIQWILGDSGAVGIIVELDAHSAAVDSVRDRLPDLVNVWQIDRGGVDDLNRAGADVPEETVDERGAVAGADDPATIVYTSGTTGRPKGCVLTHRSFFAECGNVVERLKPLFRTGECSVLLFLPVAHVFGRLVEVAALMAPIKLGHAPDVKNLTDELASFRPTMILGVPRVFEKVYNSARAKAQADGKGKIFDKAADTAIAYSRALDTPSGPSLGLKIKYKTFDKLVYSKLRAVLGGRGEYAISGGAPLGERLGHFFRGIGFTVLEGYGLTESCAATAFNPWDRQKIGTVGQPLPGSVVRIADDGEVLLHGEHLFTEYWNNTGATEEALADGWFHTGDIGTLDEDGYLRITGRKKEIIVTAGGKNVAPAVIEDRIRAHALIAECMVVGDGRPFVGALVTVDDEFVGRWALDHGKPADSTAASLRDDPDLLAEIQSAVDDGNAAVSKAESVRKFRVLASQFTEESGHLTPSLKLKRNVVAKDYADEIEAIYRG
- a CDS encoding glycosyltransferase family 4 protein; this encodes MHKTLIVTNDFPPRPGGIQAFLHNMALRLDPEQLVVYASTWKRGREGAEATAAFDAEQPFQVVRDPTTMLLPTPRVTRRAVSLLREHGCESVWFGAAAPLGLMSPALRKAGARRLVATTHGHEAGWAQLPASRQLLRRIGESTDTITYLGEYTRSRIAAALTPAAAGRMVQLPPGVDEKTFHPGSGGDAVRARLGLTDRPVVVCVSRLVPRKGQDTLILAMPRILAQEPEAVLLIVGGGPYEKDLRRLAAETRVSGSVRFTGSVPWEELPAHYGAGDVFAMPCRTRRGGLDVEGLGIVYLEASATGLPVVAGDSGGAPDAVLDGETGWVVRGGSPEAAADRIVTLLGDGELRRRMGERGREWVEEKWRWDLLAEKLRELL
- a CDS encoding glycosyltransferase 87 family protein — encoded protein: MKYPKRGVVRVARILTVWVLTRTMLLLCVLKVLTAPGPDVTSDVAVIYQGWYEVLRTGTFPLDDVTWQYPPAAALAVLSPALLPFMDYTSAFFVLALLADTLVCGLLLYAGRRPGKSLRGAWVWVVGVALLGPTVYARYDVMVTAVAVAALLAGARHPRTMGALAGFGALLKVWPALLLVGAPRARATRSSWGAALATAVGLSLAFLVTMPGALAFLTFQRERGTEVESLGALVFHVARHFGWQGDVQLNYGSVEFLGPYVPLVSTVAQGLSVAAFCWLLVWRLRARVWSASTVADAAFVAVLLFTTTSRVISPQYLLWLVGIAAVCMAFRASRMELPARLVLAATFVTFLEFPVWFSHVVASDPLGIALLLVRNGLLVAAALLACRNLWRQTVSEPRTRERAPAPEEVSRAPRADTYASAP
- a CDS encoding metallophosphoesterase — encoded protein: MPAFRVNVVSDVHGNTKDLARAGEGADALVCLGDLVLFLDYADHARGIFPDLFGKENADRLVELRTARRFDEAREFGARLWAGIDRGPAIERAVRKQYAEMFAAFPVPTYATYGNVDIPTLWSEYAGPGTTVLDGARAEIGGRVFGFVGGGLRTPMRTPYEISDEEYAAKIEAVGEVDVLCTHIPPDVPELVYDTVARRFERGSRALLAAIHKTRPRYALFGHVHQPLTRRMRIGATECVNVGHFASSGRPWALEW